A segment of the Syntrophorhabdaceae bacterium genome:
ATCGGTATCGGCAACGCCCTGACCTACAACGAGGGTTACAACAGTGTATACCTGTCTCCGCACCCCTTCTACCACAGCGGCACCCTGTTCCTCTCCTTTCCCTGCTACATTGCGGCAGGCAAGGTCCTCATGGCGATGGAGACCCAGCCTGAATTTTATCTCAGGAGCATGGCCGACGAGAAATGCACCGGCGGCTGGAATACGGTTCCGACCTGGTCGGATGTTATCAACGCGCTGAAAACAGGCCAGATAAACCTCAAGGACTACGACCTGTCCGCGCTGCGCCATATCGAGATAGGCGCCCAGCCGGTTCCCTACATCCTTCTTGAGGATTCCAAGAAATTTTTCCCCAACCTGCCCATCGCTAACATCTATGGCATCACCGAGGGCGGGGGCGGCGGACTCACCAACTGTTATGACGAAGACATCATGGGGAAAGCCGGTTCCATCGGCAAGGCTACGGCCTTCATGGATGCAAAGGTTGTGGACAGCGAAGGGAAGACATTGCCCGCCGGCGGCGTGGGCGAACTTCTCCTCAAAGGTCCCCGCCTCATGAAGGAATATGCCTTTAACCCGGAGATGACGGCAAAGACGATAAAGGACGGCTGGCTCTACACGGGCGACCTCGCCTATATGGATGAGGAGGGTTTTATCTTCTTCGCCGACAGGGCCAAGGACCTCATCATCAGGGGCGGCGAGAACATCTTCCCCGCCGAGATCGAGGATGCCCTCCGCAAACATCCCAAGGTCATGGACGTCGCCGTCCTGGGATATCCGCACCCCAGACTTGTAGAGATCGTTATGGCGATCATCCAGCCGAAGGAAGGCGAGACGATCACCGACGAAGAGATCATCAATTTCGTCAAGGAAAAGGGTCTCGCGAAATACAAATGGCCTGAAAAGATGGTGTATACCACCATTCCTCGCAACCCCGCCGGCAAAATAGAAAAACCAAAACTCCGCGACATGTACGTAAAACCGGCGAAAGAGGCGATGGAGAAGGAATTCAAGAAACAGTAGCAGCGGATCATTGAGGACAGAAGCGCCCGCCCGTAACAGGGTGGGCGCTTTTTTTTATTCCCGCCTCCCGCCTTGAAAAGCGGGATCACCGGAAGGGAGGCGTACGGCAAGGCGTCAAACACGGGAGCGAGATAATGTTCCGCAGCTTAAGTTCCCGGTCAAGTTTCCGATGATAGTATCGTGGTATACATATGCCACGTTGGTGAAGACATATGGCGAAGCGGATTTGTATAGCGGAAGACAGCAGGACCCAGGCAAGGATTCTCGAGGAGATCCTTACGAAGAGGGGATATGAGGTCACGGTCGCGGAAAATGGCATGGACGGCCTTTATAGGGTCAACGAGACCATGCCCGACCTGATCATCAGCGACGTCGAGATGCCGCAGATGAACGGGTATGAGTTCTGCAGGACCATCAAGACAGATGGGGAGCTCAAACGGATACCCTTTGTCCTGCTGACCCTGCTTTCCAATGTCAGGGACGTTGTGAAAGGACTCGAGGCGGGTGCGGACTATTACATCACCAAACCATACAGTGCAGAGGCACTGGCCGCTACCGTGGAATCGATACTTACCCGGGAAAAACCCGGACAGAACGGAACACACCTGGCCAGCGTCGCGATCGAACTTGACGGA
Coding sequences within it:
- a CDS encoding class I adenylate-forming enzyme family protein — translated: MNFAMFSGLNASKFPQREFIIESFPSKKQRRSLTWREFDDQANKIANYLIKDCGVKKGDIVVHLMMNCMEWYASYIAVLKTGATVTPLNFRFASADIKYAADVTKCKVFMFGEQFNARVEPIMKEMDYCKNFICLGETMPAGAKSYNDIVAKGDAAPVCFETADDDMAELMFTSGTTGAPKPVSHTHHSLFYIGIGNALTYNEGYNSVYLSPHPFYHSGTLFLSFPCYIAAGKVLMAMETQPEFYLRSMADEKCTGGWNTVPTWSDVINALKTGQINLKDYDLSALRHIEIGAQPVPYILLEDSKKFFPNLPIANIYGITEGGGGGLTNCYDEDIMGKAGSIGKATAFMDAKVVDSEGKTLPAGGVGELLLKGPRLMKEYAFNPEMTAKTIKDGWLYTGDLAYMDEEGFIFFADRAKDLIIRGGENIFPAEIEDALRKHPKVMDVAVLGYPHPRLVEIVMAIIQPKEGETITDEEIINFVKEKGLAKYKWPEKMVYTTIPRNPAGKIEKPKLRDMYVKPAKEAMEKEFKKQ